Proteins found in one Takifugu rubripes chromosome 15, fTakRub1.2, whole genome shotgun sequence genomic segment:
- the drd1b gene encoding D(1)-like dopamine receptor, protein MAQNFSTVGDGKQMLLERDSSKRVLTGCFLSLLIFTTLLGNTLVCVAVTKFRHLRSKVTNFFVISLAISDLLVAILVMPWKAATEIMGFWPFGEFCNIWVAFDIMCSTASILNLCVISVDRYWAISSPFRYERKMTPKVACLMISVAWTLSVLISFIPVQLNWHKAQTASYVELNGTYAGDLPPDNCDSSLNRTYAISSSLISFYIPVAIMIVTYTRIYRIAQKQIRRISALERAAESAKNRHSSMGNSLSMESECSFKMSFKRETKVLKTLSVIMGVFVCCWLPFFILNCMVPFCEADDTTDFPCISSTTFDVFVWFGWANSSLNPIIYAFNADFRKAFSILLGCHRLCPGNSAIEIVSINNTGAPLSNPSCQYQPKSHIPKEGNHSSSYVIPHSILCQEEELQKKDGFGGEMEVGLVNNAMEKVSPAISGNFDSDAAVTLETINPITQNGQHKSMSC, encoded by the coding sequence ATGGCTCAGAATTTCTCAACGGTGGGAGATGGCAAGCAGATGCTTCTGGAGAGAGACTCGTCCAAGCGTGTGCTGACAGGatgtttcctctccctcctaATCTTCACCACGCTGCTAGGCAacacgctggtgtgtgtggccGTCACCAAGTTCCGACACCTGAGATCAAAGGTCACCAACTTCTTTGTCATCTCCCTGGCCATCTCGGACCTTCTGGTGGCCATCTTGGTGATGCCCTGGAAGGCAGCGACTGAGATCATGGGGTTCTGGCCATTCGGTGAGTTCTGCAACATTTGGGTGGCGTTTGACATCATGTGTTCCACGGCCTCCATCTTGAACCTCTGTGTGATTAGCGTCGACCGCTACTGGGCCATTTCGAGCCCCTTTCGCTATGAACGCAAGATGACTCCTAAAGTGGCATGTCTGATGATCAGTGTGGCGTGGACCCTGTCCGTTCTCATCTCCTTCATTCCCGTGCAGCTTAACTGGCACAAAGCTCAGACCGCGAGTTACGTCGAGCTAAACGGAACGTACGCCGGAGACCTTCCCCCAGACAACTGCGACTCCAGCCTCAATAGGACCTAcgccatctcctcctcccttatCAGCTTCTACATCCCCGTGGCCATCATGATCGTCACCTACACTCGGATTTACCGGATCGCCCAAAAACAGATACGGAGAATATCCGCCCTGGAGAGGGCAGCGGAGAGTGCCAAAAACCGCCACAGCAGCATGGGGAACAGTTTGAGCATGGAGAGCGAgtgttcttttaaaatgtcGTTCAAAAGAGAAACCAAAGTATTAAAGACACTCTCGGTCATTATgggagtgtttgtgtgctgtTGGTTGCCCTTCTTCATCCTCAACTGCATGGTTCCATTCTGTGAAGCTGATGACACCACGGACTTCCCCTGCATCAGCTCCACCACCTTCGACGTGTTTGTGTGGTTCGGCTGGGCAAACTCATCGCTCAACCCCATCATCTATGCCTTCAATGCAGACTTCCGCAAGGCCTTCTCCATCCTGCTGGGGTGCCATCGGCTCTGCCCAGGCAACAGCGCCATTGAGATCGTCAGCATCAACAACACTGGCGCCCCATTGTCCAACCCCAGCTGCCAGTATCAGCCCAAGAGCCACATCCCAAAGGAGGGAAACCATTCATCTAGCTACGTGATCCCACACAGCATCCTgtgtcaggaggaggagctgcagaaaaagGACGGTTTTGGTGGTGAGATGGAAGTGGGGCTGGTAAACAATGCCATGGAGAAAGTGTCCCCAGCCATCTCTGGAAATTTTGACAGCGATGCAGCAGTAACTCTGGAAACAATCAACCCCATCACGCAGAACGGACAACATAAATCCATGTCCTGTTAG